The sequence below is a genomic window from Bosea sp. F3-2.
GCGCCTTCCTCGACGGCTTCGGCTTCGACTACGAGTTCAAGTCTTCGACCGACTCCTATCGCGCCGGCGAGTTCGACGCGACGCTGCTGAAGATGCTCGCCCGCTACGATGCGGTGATGAAGATCATGCTGCCGACGCTGCGCGAGGAGCGGGCCGCGACCTATTCGCCCTTCCTGCCGATCCATCCGAAGACGCGCGTCGTCATGCAGGTGCCGATCGACGAGGTCGACGTCGAGGCCGGCACCATCGCCTGGGCCGATCCGGCAACGGGCGAGCGCTTCGTCACGCCGGTCACCGGGGGCCAGGTCAAGCTGCAGTGGAAGCCGGACTGGGCGATGCGCTGGGTCGCGCTCGGCGTCGACTACGAGATGGCCGGCAAGGACCTGATCGACTCGGTCAAGGTTTCCTCGCAGATCGCCCGCGCGCTCGACGCCACGCCGCCGGAAGGCTTCAACTACGAGCTCTTCCTCGACGAGCAGGGCCAGAAGATCTCGAAGTCGAAGGGCAACGGCCTGACGATCGAGGAATGGCTGACCTACGGCCCACCGGAAAGCCTGGCGCTCTACATGTTCCAGCGCCCGCGTGAGGCCAAGAAGCTCCATTTCGACGTGATCCCGCGTGCCATCGACGAGTACCTCCAGTTCCTCAACGGCTATGAGAAGCTGGACTGGAAGAACCGTCTCGGCAACCCGGTCTGGCACATCCATTCCGGCAACCCGCCAGCGCCGGAGGTCATCGCCTCGGGCGAAGGCGACAACGCGGTCAGGACGCAGATCACCTTCGGCCTGCTGATGAACCTCGTCGCCGTCGCGAATTCCGAGGACAAAGCCGTGCTCTGGGGCTTCCTCCAGCGTTATGCACCGGCGATCTCGCCGCAGACGCATCCGCGCCTTGACGCGCTGGTTGGCTACGCGATCGCCTATTTCCGCGATTTCGTGAAGCCGGCGAAGAGCTACCGCCCGGCCGACGCGGTCGAGCGCGAGGCCTTCGCCAAGCTCGATGCCGCGATCGCCGCGCTGCCGGCCGACGCTATGCCCGAGATGGTGCAGGATGCGGCGCTCGACGTCGCCCGCGCCATCCCGCGCTACCAGAACCTCGCCGCCAAGAACGCGACGCCGGAGCGCCCGGGCGTCTCCGGCGATTGGTGGAAAGCGATCTACCAGGTCTTCTTCGGCGAAGATCAGGGCCCGCGCTTCGGCTCCTTCGCGGCGATCTACGGCCTGCCCAACACCCGCGCCCTGATCGCCAAGGCGCTGGACGGCGATCTCGTGAAGGAACACGCGGCCTTCCTCGACGCGCGCAAGGCGG
It includes:
- a CDS encoding lysine--tRNA ligase; protein product: MSAFDAALVDAAQRSASWPFEEARKLVARIEKSGKKSVIFETGYGPSGLPHIGTFGEVARTSMVRHAFRVLTGNTIPTRLIAFSDDMDGLRKVPDNVPNKELLAANLGKPLTEVPDPFGTHDSFGRHNNARLRAFLDGFGFDYEFKSSTDSYRAGEFDATLLKMLARYDAVMKIMLPTLREERAATYSPFLPIHPKTRVVMQVPIDEVDVEAGTIAWADPATGERFVTPVTGGQVKLQWKPDWAMRWVALGVDYEMAGKDLIDSVKVSSQIARALDATPPEGFNYELFLDEQGQKISKSKGNGLTIEEWLTYGPPESLALYMFQRPREAKKLHFDVIPRAIDEYLQFLNGYEKLDWKNRLGNPVWHIHSGNPPAPEVIASGEGDNAVRTQITFGLLMNLVAVANSEDKAVLWGFLQRYAPAISPQTHPRLDALVGYAIAYFRDFVKPAKSYRPADAVEREAFAKLDAAIAALPADAMPEMVQDAALDVARAIPRYQNLAAKNATPERPGVSGDWWKAIYQVFFGEDQGPRFGSFAAIYGLPNTRALIAKALDGDLVKEHAAFLDARKAG